ACGCTCGCCCGCATCACCTACCAGCGCCTGTTCCGGCGCTACCTGCGTCTGGCCGGCATGACCGGCACCGCGCGCGAAGTCGCACCCGAGATCTGGTCGATCTTTCGTCTCGACGTGGTCAAGGTTCCGCTCAATCGGCCGAACCGACGCAGCCACTTGCCGGGGCGCCTGTTCGCCACCGCCGCGCAGAAGTGGCAGGCCGTAGCCGACCTGGCCGAACGGGTCGCGCGCGACCAGGGCCGGGCGGTGCTGATCGGTACCCGCTCGGTGCGCGCCTCGGAAGAGCTGGCGCAGGTGCTTGCGGCGCGCGGCCTCGAGCATGCGCTGCTCAACGCCAAGCAGGACAGCGAAGAGGCGGAGATCGTCGCGCGTGCCGGCACTCCGGGACGCATCACCGTCGCGACCAACATGGCGGGACGCGGCACCGACATCCGCTTGCCCGCCGAGGTGGTCGAGCGCGGCGGGTTGCAGGTCATCCTCACCGAGTGCCACGAGTCGGCGCGCATCGACCGCCAGCTCGCCGGCCGCTGCGCGCGCCAGGGCGATCCGGGAAGTTGCGCGGCACTGGTGGCGGTTGACGACGAGCTCTTCCGCACCCACGCGCCCTGGCTCACGCGCTTCGCGGCCAATTGCGGCGACACGTTCGGCCGTTCGCGCTGGATGCTGAGGCTGCTGCGGCTCGGCGCGCAAGCCGCCGCCGAGAAGCACAACGCGCGCATACGCCGTGACAATCTGAGGCTGGACCGGCGCCTGGAGAAGACGCTCGCGTTCTCCGGGCAGCACGAGTAGACGCGATACACAGGTGGTGGTGATGGGTGTATGCGTTTCGCGCGTCCGGGCGCAGAATGATGGCGTGCCGGCCTGCAGTCACAGCGGGCAGACCGGTTCGGTCGTCACGAGCGAAAAGGGGGAAGCAGCGTGAAATTCTCGGTGAGCCACTTGTGCGATGCGCATTTCGAACCACGCGGCCTGCGGTCGTTCTTCGAGTACCGCGATCTCGGCATCCGCGAAGCGACCGACGGCAAGGTTCTCGCGCATGTCATTCGCGCCAAGCCCGGTGCCAGCGGGGTGACCGGCGCACATTTCCACAAGCTCGATTTCCAGATGTTCTACGTTGTCCGGGGCTGGATCGAGTTCGACTACCAGGGGGTGGGCCGCGTGCGCGCCGAGGCGGGCAGCTGCGTGCACCAGCCTCCAGGCATCGAGCACGACGAGATCGCACATTCGGACGACCTGGAGCTGATCGAGATCACCTTGCCGGCGGAGTTCGAGACGGTAGAGGTCGAATCCTCGCGCTAGTGGGGTTTGCGCACACGAACACGAGCGACGGAGGAGCAGTCAATGGATATCGGACGCATCCATGAAGCCATCATGGTGTTGACCGAACTGACCGCGGCTATCGAGAAATTGCCTGCGGACGAGAGGGAAACGGCCGGGTTGCGGATGGCGTTCGATCGAGTCCGCGACAACCTCGAGCGCCTGGCGCAGCACTACGCCCAGCTTTGCAGCTTCCCCGATGCCCTGTGGGTTACGGCAATGGAGGGAGGATCGCCGTCCGCCGAGGCATCCGCCGAAACGGCGCAGCTTCTGAAGTGGCTGGCCGACAACGAAAAGGAATGACCTGCGCCCAGGCGAGCCGCAGTCTACAATGGGCATCTCCCCTTGCCCGCCTTTCGGCACCGATGACCGATCTCAGCATCCGCAGCGCTCCAGCTGACCCGACGTCCGCCCGGCGATTGCGTTTCGTCACCGCGGCGAGCCTGTTCGACGGTCACGACGCCTCGATCAACATCGTGCGCCGCATGCTGCAGGCAGCCGGCGCCGAGGTGATCCACCTCGGCCACAATCGCTCCGTCGAGGA
This genomic window from Betaproteobacteria bacterium contains:
- a CDS encoding cupin domain-containing protein, with the translated sequence MKFSVSHLCDAHFEPRGLRSFFEYRDLGIREATDGKVLAHVIRAKPGASGVTGAHFHKLDFQMFYVVRGWIEFDYQGVGRVRAEAGSCVHQPPGIEHDEIAHSDDLELIEITLPAEFETVEVESSR